In one Streptomyces marincola genomic region, the following are encoded:
- a CDS encoding type II toxin-antitoxin system VapB family antitoxin gives MIFKRIGNGRPYPEHGRDNTRQWADVAPRPVRLDQLITTKQQLDLETLLAEDSTFYGDLFAHVVKWQGDLYLEDGLHRAVRAALQQRQVLHARVLELE, from the coding sequence GTGATCTTCAAGCGCATCGGAAACGGACGACCGTACCCTGAACACGGCCGGGACAACACCCGGCAGTGGGCAGACGTCGCCCCGCGCCCGGTCCGCCTCGACCAGCTGATCACCACCAAGCAGCAGCTCGACCTCGAAACGCTGCTCGCCGAGGACTCCACGTTCTACGGCGACCTCTTCGCGCACGTCGTGAAGTGGCAGGGCGACCTCTATCTGGAGGACGGGCTCCACCGCGCCGTCCGGGCCGCGCTCCAGCAGCGGCAGGTCCTGCACGCCCGCGTTCTCGAACTGGAGTGA
- a CDS encoding LLM class F420-dependent oxidoreductase gives MDTTRSALAHDLGRIGIWSGALNSTDPARRGVIADAAAELESLGYDAVWLGGSPGVAQAIPLLEATSRLTVVTGILSIWDHAPETVAAEFAQINEAHGNRFVLGLGVSHSAATPRYQRPFTAMTDYLAALDAAGTPVPADRRVLAALGPRMLRLSADRAAGAHPYLVTAEHTAQARATLGAEALLAPELKVVLDDDPARARATAREYLAFYLRLPNYTNNLSRLGFDDADYRDGGSDRLLDAVFALGSVDTVRARAHEYLDAGADHLCLQVVTADPMHDIPLGAFRDLADGFGLSGHDG, from the coding sequence ATGGACACCACACGTTCCGCGCTCGCCCACGACCTCGGCCGCATCGGCATCTGGAGCGGCGCGCTCAACTCGACGGATCCCGCCCGCCGCGGCGTCATCGCCGACGCCGCCGCCGAACTGGAGAGCCTCGGCTACGACGCCGTCTGGCTCGGCGGCAGCCCCGGCGTCGCCCAGGCCATCCCGCTGCTCGAAGCCACCTCGCGGCTGACGGTCGTCACCGGCATCCTCAGCATCTGGGACCACGCGCCCGAGACCGTCGCGGCCGAGTTCGCGCAGATCAACGAGGCGCACGGCAATCGTTTCGTCCTCGGCCTCGGCGTCAGCCACAGCGCGGCGACCCCGCGCTACCAGCGGCCGTTCACGGCGATGACCGACTACCTGGCGGCGCTCGACGCCGCCGGCACGCCCGTCCCCGCCGACCGGCGCGTGCTCGCCGCGCTCGGCCCGCGCATGCTCCGGCTCTCGGCCGACCGCGCCGCCGGCGCACACCCCTACCTCGTCACGGCGGAGCACACGGCGCAGGCCCGCGCCACGCTCGGCGCCGAGGCGCTGCTCGCCCCCGAGCTGAAGGTCGTGCTCGACGACGACCCGGCGCGGGCCCGCGCCACCGCACGCGAGTACCTGGCGTTCTACCTGCGGCTCCCCAATTACACCAACAACCTCAGCCGCCTCGGCTTCGACGACGCGGACTACCGCGACGGCGGCAGCGACCGGTTGCTCGACGCGGTGTTCGCGCTCGGGAGCGTGGACACCGTGCGCGCCCGCGCGCACGAGTACCTGGACGCCGGCGCGGACCACCTCTGCCTCCAGGTCGTGACGGCCGACCCCATGCACGACATCCCGCTCGGCGCGTTCCGCGACCTCGCCGACGGCTTCGGGCTCAGCGGTCATGATGGGTGA
- a CDS encoding RNA polymerase sigma factor SigF: MAATQSRGAAARALTQALFERLADCSAGSAEHARVRAALIEANLPLVRYVALRFRGRNEPMEDIVQVGTIGLIHAIDRFDSARGVQFPTFAMPTIVGEIRRYFRDSVRGVHVPRRLHELWAQVRGAAEELTVALGRTPTPGEIAERLSIPEEDVLASFDAGRAYRVTSLESAGEREDGGPGLIDRLGYEDPELAGVEHRALVRHLLVQLPERERRILLMRYYRNLTQSQISAELGVSQMHISRLLSRSFTRLRAANPIDA, translated from the coding sequence GTGGCGGCGACGCAGAGCAGGGGTGCGGCAGCGCGGGCGCTCACGCAGGCCCTGTTCGAGCGACTGGCGGACTGCTCCGCCGGCAGCGCCGAGCACGCCCGGGTGCGCGCCGCCCTGATCGAGGCGAACCTGCCGCTGGTCCGCTACGTCGCGCTGCGCTTCCGCGGCCGGAACGAGCCGATGGAGGACATCGTCCAGGTCGGCACGATCGGCCTCATCCACGCGATCGACCGGTTCGACAGCGCGCGGGGCGTGCAGTTCCCGACGTTCGCCATGCCGACGATCGTCGGCGAGATCCGCCGCTACTTCCGGGACAGCGTTCGCGGTGTGCACGTGCCGCGCCGCCTGCACGAACTGTGGGCGCAGGTGCGCGGCGCGGCCGAGGAGCTGACGGTGGCGCTCGGCCGCACCCCGACGCCGGGCGAGATCGCCGAACGGCTGAGCATCCCGGAGGAGGACGTGCTGGCGAGCTTCGACGCGGGCCGCGCGTACCGGGTGACCTCGCTCGAATCCGCGGGCGAACGCGAGGACGGCGGCCCCGGGCTGATCGACCGGCTCGGCTACGAGGATCCGGAGCTGGCGGGGGTCGAACACCGCGCGCTCGTCCGGCATCTGCTCGTGCAACTGCCAGAACGCGAACGCCGCATCCTGCTGATGCGGTATTACCGCAACCTGACGCAGTCGCAGATCAGCGCCGAACTCGGCGTTTCGCAGATGCACATCTCCCGGTTGCTCTCGCGGAGCTTCACCCGGCTACGCGCCGCAAATCCGATCGACGCCTAA
- a CDS encoding LytR C-terminal domain-containing protein: MSMLTPPGMGGKKFRVTGDRYPRMRPRRRRGRFTLVTAMALAVAGLLGWGTFQLIDVFSAEEDGGRATRPQAGSRPEPDCAPPAHDMRAPGATDVPQPSAITVNVYNATGRTGLAQDTADALAERGFTIGDVANAPEALDGQVQAPGLLLGEAAAETSGALAVLGAQLEGAETGAPREAAEGADPASVVDLVIGEGFTELTAADEAERRLAAVTGGAAGETPGC; encoded by the coding sequence ATGAGCATGTTGACGCCACCGGGCATGGGCGGGAAGAAGTTCCGCGTCACGGGCGACCGGTACCCGCGGATGCGCCCCCGCCGGCGGCGCGGCAGGTTCACCCTGGTGACGGCCATGGCCCTCGCCGTGGCCGGGCTGCTCGGCTGGGGGACGTTCCAGCTCATCGACGTGTTCTCCGCGGAGGAGGACGGCGGGCGAGCCACGCGCCCGCAAGCCGGCTCGCGCCCCGAACCCGATTGCGCGCCCCCCGCGCACGACATGCGCGCCCCCGGGGCGACGGACGTGCCGCAACCGTCCGCCATCACCGTCAACGTCTACAACGCCACCGGCCGCACCGGCCTCGCCCAGGACACGGCGGACGCCCTCGCCGAGCGCGGCTTCACCATCGGCGACGTGGCCAACGCGCCGGAAGCACTCGACGGCCAGGTCCAGGCGCCGGGACTCCTCCTCGGCGAGGCCGCGGCCGAGACCTCGGGGGCACTCGCCGTCCTCGGCGCGCAGCTGGAGGGCGCCGAGACCGGCGCGCCGCGCGAGGCCGCGGAGGGCGCCGACCCCGCGAGCGTCGTCGACCTCGTCATCGGTGAGGGCTTCACCGAACTGACCGCGGCCGACGAGGCGGAACGCCGCCTGGCCGCCGTGACCGGCGGCGCCGCGGGCGAGACGCCGGGCTGCTGA
- a CDS encoding tetratricopeptide repeat protein translates to MTAADGVAAGGERSIAAGSNAGVIATGDGARIEQRTLVVNAGAPAPAMHAGALARLHNLPPVDSEVFEGRAEELAALAALPARGTGVVAQAVRGMGGIGKSTLVLRHARAHLAGGGGPVWWVTAESAHEVVAGLARLAAVVSPVHASLPLRDAADWAVTWLQGRTGWLVVLDNVEDPAHIAPWLGRLDTGQVLVTTRRDVAWPGTSTVLRLDTLRPGASLRVLRDLVGPHVTADDGTWRAVADELGHLPLALQQAGAYLAQTRSAPARYLARLRADPADVLATPAPGGAHQRTIARLWSLALGTVDPDAVNLLRILAHCAPTPLPREVLDTAPRARDDVDRALGHLHAYSLITLTDTTITVHRLLQTVVRATTPPPAAPAGRRARFPRRRAPDPLGPGDLAIELLWRAASAHDPEDVRAWPHWRMLLPHIKAVAAHPAPARIRTLAGLLGRAGVHAWARGQFSEALPLTERSLAIAERTVGPEHPVTAIRLGNLAAILSSLGRPGEALPLEERALAVTEAALGPDHPDTGLRLGNLAATLCELERPGDALPVARRALAVTEAALGSDHPDTGRRLGSLARVLLELERPGDALPVARRALAVTEAALGPDHPPVATHLGDLAVALTRLGRPKEALPLEERALAVTEAASGPGHGDVALRLGNLAVTCAALGRPEEATRLAERALSISESALGPDHPRTRNVRRWLRTHQARHASDEER, encoded by the coding sequence ATGACGGCGGCCGACGGCGTGGCCGCGGGCGGGGAGCGTTCGATCGCGGCGGGCAGCAACGCGGGCGTCATCGCGACGGGCGACGGCGCGCGGATCGAACAGCGCACGCTCGTCGTGAACGCCGGCGCGCCGGCCCCCGCCATGCACGCGGGCGCACTGGCCCGGCTGCACAACCTGCCGCCCGTGGACAGCGAGGTGTTCGAGGGCCGGGCCGAGGAACTGGCGGCGCTCGCCGCGCTGCCCGCGCGGGGCACGGGGGTAGTGGCACAGGCCGTGCGCGGCATGGGCGGCATCGGCAAGTCGACGCTGGTCCTGCGGCACGCGCGGGCCCATCTCGCGGGCGGCGGCGGACCGGTCTGGTGGGTCACGGCGGAGAGCGCCCACGAGGTGGTGGCCGGGCTGGCGCGGCTGGCCGCCGTGGTCAGTCCCGTGCACGCGTCGCTGCCGCTCCGGGACGCGGCCGACTGGGCGGTGACCTGGTTGCAGGGCAGAACCGGCTGGCTCGTGGTGCTGGACAACGTCGAGGACCCCGCGCACATCGCGCCCTGGCTCGGGCGCCTCGACACCGGGCAGGTGCTCGTGACCACCCGCAGGGACGTGGCCTGGCCGGGCACGAGCACGGTGCTGCGGCTGGACACACTGCGTCCGGGCGCCTCCCTGCGGGTGCTGCGCGACCTGGTCGGGCCGCACGTCACGGCGGACGACGGAACGTGGCGCGCCGTTGCCGACGAACTCGGTCATCTTCCGCTGGCGTTGCAGCAGGCCGGCGCCTACCTCGCGCAGACCCGGTCGGCACCCGCCCGTTACCTGGCACGGCTGCGCGCCGATCCTGCCGACGTGCTGGCCACCCCGGCCCCGGGCGGAGCGCATCAGCGCACCATCGCCCGCCTGTGGTCGCTGGCCCTCGGCACCGTCGACCCCGACGCCGTCAACCTGCTGCGAATTCTGGCGCACTGCGCCCCGACCCCGTTGCCGCGCGAGGTGCTCGACACCGCCCCCCGCGCGCGCGACGACGTGGACCGCGCGCTCGGGCACCTGCACGCGTACAGCCTCATCACCCTGACCGACACCACCATCACGGTCCACCGCCTCCTCCAGACCGTCGTGCGCGCCACGACCCCACCGCCCGCCGCGCCCGCCGGGCGGCGCGCGCGCTTCCCGCGCCGCCGCGCGCCCGACCCCCTCGGCCCCGGCGACCTGGCCATCGAACTCCTGTGGCGCGCGGCGTCCGCGCACGACCCCGAGGACGTGCGGGCCTGGCCCCACTGGCGGATGCTGCTGCCCCACATCAAGGCCGTCGCGGCCCACCCCGCCCCCGCGAGGATCCGGACGCTGGCCGGTCTGCTCGGCCGGGCCGGCGTCCACGCGTGGGCCCGCGGGCAGTTCTCCGAGGCGTTGCCGCTGACGGAACGGTCGCTGGCCATCGCGGAACGGACGGTGGGCCCCGAGCACCCGGTGACCGCGATACGGCTGGGCAACCTCGCGGCCATCCTCTCGTCCCTGGGTCGGCCGGGGGAGGCGTTGCCACTGGAGGAACGCGCGCTGGCGGTCACCGAGGCGGCGCTCGGCCCCGACCACCCCGACACGGGCCTCAGACTGGGGAACCTCGCGGCCACGTTGTGCGAGTTGGAACGGCCCGGGGACGCGTTGCCGGTGGCCAGGCGTGCGCTGGCGGTCACCGAGGCGGCCCTCGGCTCCGACCACCCCGACACGGGCCGCCGGCTGGGGAGCCTCGCCCGCGTCCTGTTGGAACTGGAACGGCCCGGGGACGCGTTGCCGGTGGCCAGGCGCGCGCTGGCCGTCACCGAGGCGGCCCTCGGCCCCGACCACCCGCCCGTCGCGACCCATCTCGGCGACCTCGCGGTCGCGTTGACCCGGCTGGGCCGACCGAAGGAAGCGTTGCCGCTTGAGGAACGCGCGCTCGCCGTCACGGAGGCGGCGTCCGGCCCCGGCCACGGGGACGTCGCGCTGCGACTGGGGAACCTCGCGGTCACCTGCGCGGCGCTCGGCCGCCCGGAAGAGGCGACGCGACTGGCGGAACGCGCCCTGTCCATCTCCGAGTCGGCCCTTGGCCCCGACCACCCCCGCACCCGGAACGTGCGCCGCTGGCTGCGGACGCACCAGGCCCGCCACGCGTCGGACGAGGAGCGGTGA
- the tadA gene encoding tRNA adenosine(34) deaminase TadA has product MTARDPLRDPWRPAMREALARAAAATATGDVPVGALVLGPGGPDGEILGTGHNEREATGDPTAHAEVLALRAAARRLGAWRLTDCTLVVTLEPCTMCAGAAVLARVDRVVYGAVDAKAGAAGSLWDVLRDRRLNHRPEVIGSVLAEDCGRALTDFFRAR; this is encoded by the coding sequence ATGACCGCGCGGGACCCGCTGCGCGACCCGTGGCGGCCGGCGATGCGCGAAGCGCTGGCGCGGGCCGCCGCCGCGACGGCCACCGGCGACGTGCCGGTGGGCGCGCTGGTGCTGGGGCCCGGCGGCCCCGACGGCGAGATCCTCGGCACCGGGCACAACGAGCGCGAGGCCACCGGCGACCCGACGGCGCACGCCGAGGTGCTCGCGCTGCGCGCCGCGGCGCGCCGGCTCGGCGCGTGGCGCCTGACCGACTGCACCCTCGTGGTCACCCTGGAACCGTGCACGATGTGCGCGGGCGCGGCCGTGCTCGCGCGCGTCGACCGGGTCGTCTACGGGGCGGTCGACGCCAAGGCGGGAGCCGCCGGCTCCCTGTGGGACGTCCTGCGCGACCGGCGCCTCAACCACCGGCCAGAGGTGATCGGTTCGGTCCTCGCGGAGGACTGCGGCCGAGCCCTCACCGACTTCTTCCGGGCCCGCTGA
- the upp gene encoding uracil phosphoribosyltransferase → MRTHVVDHPLVAHKLTTLRDARTDTPTFRRLADELVTLLAYEATRDVRTELVDINTPVTRTTGVRLSHPRPLVVPIIRAGLGMLDGMVRLLPTAEVGFLGMIRDEATLEASTYANRMPDDLSGRQVYVLDPMLATGGTLVAAVGELMRRGADDVTVICLLAAPEGVERLEAELAGAPVTVVTGALDEGLDEQGFIVPGLGDAGDRMYGTVG, encoded by the coding sequence ATGCGGACCCATGTCGTCGACCACCCGCTGGTCGCACACAAGCTGACCACGCTGCGCGATGCGCGTACCGATACGCCGACGTTCAGGCGGCTGGCCGACGAGCTCGTCACGCTGCTGGCGTACGAGGCGACGCGTGACGTCCGCACCGAACTGGTGGACATCAACACGCCGGTGACGCGGACCACGGGCGTGCGCCTTTCGCATCCGCGTCCGCTCGTGGTGCCGATCATACGGGCGGGGCTCGGCATGCTGGACGGCATGGTGCGGCTGCTGCCGACGGCCGAGGTCGGGTTCCTCGGGATGATCAGGGACGAGGCGACGCTTGAGGCGTCGACGTACGCCAACCGCATGCCCGACGACCTCTCGGGGCGTCAGGTGTACGTGCTCGACCCGATGCTGGCGACCGGCGGCACGCTGGTGGCGGCGGTCGGGGAGCTGATGCGGCGCGGCGCGGACGACGTGACGGTGATCTGCCTGCTGGCCGCGCCCGAGGGCGTGGAGCGGCTTGAGGCCGAGCTGGCCGGGGCGCCGGTCACGGTCGTGACGGGCGCGCTGGACGAGGGGCTGGACGAGCAGGGGTTCATCGTGCCCGGCCTCGGCGACGCCGGTGACCGCATGTACGGAACGGTCGGCTGA
- a CDS encoding tRNA adenosine deaminase-associated protein: MYFTALLARTDNGWEASDTELDDVESLDELAELARSATSDDETVLVCIEQEGAWFGLVRVDGEDDPRIFVSDAARATRSAYGEILLTDELLGREPEDPEVLDLTDLDGAEDGANDAGDDSGSPDAVPRGPLGDPGLLADLGIDAVTVLKLTPDDALGEIADALGCSDVLEAVR, translated from the coding sequence GTGTACTTCACCGCACTGCTCGCGCGGACCGATAATGGTTGGGAAGCGAGTGATACAGAGCTCGATGACGTGGAGAGCCTCGACGAGCTGGCCGAGCTGGCCCGCTCGGCGACCTCCGACGACGAGACGGTTCTCGTCTGCATCGAGCAGGAAGGTGCCTGGTTCGGTCTCGTCCGTGTGGACGGCGAGGACGACCCGAGGATCTTCGTCTCCGACGCCGCACGGGCGACGCGCAGCGCGTACGGCGAGATCCTGCTGACGGACGAGTTGCTGGGCCGCGAGCCCGAGGACCCCGAGGTCCTCGACCTCACCGACCTGGACGGCGCGGAGGACGGCGCGAACGACGCCGGTGACGACTCCGGTTCCCCCGACGCGGTGCCACGCGGCCCGCTGGGCGACCCTGGGCTGCTCGCCGACCTGGGCATCGACGCCGTCACCGTGCTGAAGCTCACGCCGGACGACGCGCTCGGCGAGATCGCCGACGCGCTCGGCTGCTCCGACGTCCTTGAGGCGGTCAGGTGA
- a CDS encoding RNA polymerase sigma factor SigF — translation MSVELGSSKVLTTTGTPHVPAPHTPALPQEAPTETVNLDTRTLSRSLFQRLSALDADSPERGYVRDTLIELNLPLVRYAAARFRSRNEPMEDIVQVGTIGLIKAIDRFDCERGVEFPTFAMPTVVGEIKRFFRDTSWSVRVPRRLQELRLALTKASDELSQRLDRSPTVAELAVCLGVSEDEVVDGLAVGNAYTASSLDSPSPEEDGGEGSLADRLGYEDTALEGVEYRESLKPLLARLPARERRIIMLRFFGNMTQSQIGEEVGISQMHVSRLLTRTLAQLREGLTAEE, via the coding sequence ATGTCCGTAGAACTGGGCAGCTCCAAGGTGCTCACCACGACCGGCACGCCGCACGTACCCGCGCCGCACACTCCCGCGCTGCCGCAGGAAGCTCCCACGGAGACCGTCAACCTCGACACCCGCACCCTCTCGCGCTCCCTGTTCCAGCGGCTGTCCGCGCTGGACGCCGACAGCCCCGAACGGGGCTACGTGCGGGACACCTTGATCGAGCTGAACCTTCCGCTCGTGCGCTACGCGGCGGCCCGGTTCCGCAGCCGGAACGAGCCGATGGAGGACATCGTCCAGGTCGGCACGATCGGCTTGATCAAGGCCATCGACCGGTTCGACTGTGAACGGGGCGTGGAGTTCCCGACGTTCGCGATGCCGACGGTGGTCGGCGAGATCAAGCGGTTCTTCCGCGACACCTCGTGGTCGGTGCGCGTCCCGCGCCGCCTCCAGGAGCTGCGGCTCGCCCTCACCAAGGCGAGCGACGAGCTGTCCCAGCGGCTCGACCGCTCCCCCACCGTCGCCGAACTCGCCGTGTGCCTCGGCGTTTCCGAGGACGAGGTCGTCGACGGCCTGGCCGTGGGCAACGCCTACACGGCGAGTTCCCTCGACTCCCCCTCGCCCGAGGAGGACGGCGGCGAGGGCTCGCTCGCCGACCGGCTCGGCTACGAGGACACCGCCCTCGAAGGCGTCGAGTACCGCGAGTCGTTGAAGCCGCTGCTCGCCCGGCTGCCCGCCCGCGAGCGGCGCATCATCATGCTGCGCTTCTTCGGCAACATGACGCAGTCCCAGATCGGCGAGGAGGTCGGCATCTCGCAGATGCACGTGTCCCGCCTGCTCACGCGCACACTCGCCCAGCTGCGCGAGGGCCTGACCGCGGAGGAGTGA
- a CDS encoding phosphotransferase, with translation MRTGELIGTGRSADVYAVEGAPGLVLRRYRDGTDATGEAALMARLVAHGYPVPAVHPEAAPRPCDLVMERLEGPTLLHALLTGGEPAPRVGATLAGLLHRLHAPPGRTVHLDLHPDNVVLTPRGPVVIDWCNAETGPPGLDRAMSALILAQAAVGSLPRVEPVLVALLHAFDGPVTEHLPAAAERRAADPAMSSEETAALDAAVGLIHRLARTQPQISL, from the coding sequence ATGAGAACGGGCGAGCTGATCGGCACCGGGCGCAGTGCGGACGTGTACGCGGTCGAGGGCGCACCGGGACTCGTTCTGCGCCGCTACCGCGACGGCACGGACGCCACCGGCGAGGCCGCCCTCATGGCGCGCCTCGTTGCGCACGGCTACCCCGTCCCCGCCGTTCACCCGGAGGCCGCGCCCCGGCCCTGCGACCTCGTGATGGAACGACTCGAAGGGCCCACCCTGCTGCACGCCCTGCTGACCGGCGGCGAACCCGCGCCGCGCGTGGGCGCCACCCTGGCCGGCCTGCTGCACCGGCTGCACGCGCCGCCGGGCCGCACCGTGCACCTGGACCTGCACCCGGACAACGTCGTGCTCACCCCGCGCGGGCCGGTCGTCATCGACTGGTGCAACGCGGAGACCGGCCCACCCGGCCTCGACCGCGCCATGTCGGCCCTCATCCTCGCCCAAGCGGCGGTGGGCAGCCTTCCGCGAGTGGAACCCGTGCTGGTGGCCCTGCTCCACGCGTTCGACGGCCCGGTGACGGAGCACCTGCCCGCAGCCGCGGAACGCCGTGCCGCCGACCCGGCCATGAGCTCCGAGGAGACCGCCGCGCTCGACGCGGCCGTCGGCCTGATCCACCGGCTGGCCCGGACGCAACCTCAAATTTCGCTCTGA
- a CDS encoding HhH-GPD-type base excision DNA repair protein → MNRTLRLAQQEDADELLGRSPLAALVGMLLDQQIPMERAFAGPRTIADRLGRDDLDAREIAACPPEEFEAVLAAKPAVHRFPAAMAKRVQQLCQYLVEHYDGDAEALWRDADTGADLLKRVNALPGFGKQKAQILVALLGKRLGVTPQGWREAAGAYGEEGSYRSVADITGPESLARVRATKQEAKRGRS, encoded by the coding sequence ATGAACCGCACCCTCCGGCTCGCCCAGCAAGAGGACGCCGACGAGCTGCTCGGCCGCAGCCCGCTCGCCGCGCTCGTCGGCATGCTCCTCGACCAGCAGATTCCGATGGAACGGGCGTTCGCCGGGCCCCGCACCATCGCCGACCGCCTCGGCCGCGACGACCTCGACGCCCGCGAGATCGCGGCCTGCCCGCCCGAGGAGTTCGAGGCCGTGCTCGCCGCGAAACCCGCCGTGCACCGCTTCCCCGCCGCCATGGCCAAGCGCGTCCAGCAGCTGTGCCAGTACCTCGTCGAGCACTACGACGGGGACGCGGAGGCGCTGTGGCGCGACGCGGACACCGGAGCTGACCTGCTGAAACGGGTCAACGCGCTGCCCGGCTTCGGCAAGCAGAAGGCGCAGATCCTCGTCGCGCTGCTCGGCAAGCGGCTCGGCGTCACGCCGCAGGGCTGGCGCGAGGCCGCGGGGGCGTACGGCGAGGAGGGGTCCTACCGTTCCGTCGCCGACATCACAGGGCCGGAATCGCTCGCCCGGGTGCGCGCGACCAAGCAGGAAGCCAAACGCGGCCGGAGCTGA